The following are encoded together in the bacterium genome:
- a CDS encoding type II toxin-antitoxin system VapC family toxin — protein MNNIILDTNVLISIIDENDKWFKTTKEILTNLPENTNFIILDIVINESINVLAKRFESKNQPENFIVALSKMETVYFDKILWVSEYIKSYHFSIMTTLKEHKGLLNYNDSFIVNYMLNNNLSDIFSYDEDFDLIPSIKRISNSQRKLTH, from the coding sequence ATGAATAATATAATTCTTGACACAAATGTATTGATTTCCATTATTGATGAAAATGACAAATGGTTTAAAACCACAAAAGAAATTTTGACCAATTTACCTGAAAATACCAACTTCATTATTTTAGATATTGTTATTAATGAATCAATTAATGTTTTGGCTAAACGTTTTGAAAGTAAAAACCAACCAGAAAATTTTATAGTTGCCCTATCAAAAATGGAAACAGTTTATTTTGACAAAATTTTATGGGTAAGTGAATATATAAAATCATATCATTTTTCAATAATGACTACCTTAAAAGAACATAAGGGACTACTTAACTACAACGATTCTTTTATTGTCAATTATATGCTTAATAATAATCTTTCAGATATTTTTTCATACGACGAAGACTTTGACTTAATACCGTCTATAAAAAGAATCAGCAATTCTCAGCGAAAATTAACGCATTGA